Proteins from one Cryptomeria japonica chromosome 4, Sugi_1.0, whole genome shotgun sequence genomic window:
- the LOC131874757 gene encoding uncharacterized protein LOC131874757: protein MDETKEKGESSSIRSTLRICSCREDGSNKQLKVREETFFVGHTEDIWNIIFCKLPLPTLFQLQIVCTSWQTIISSSVHFHNLWDKSNMQMWLMMDLRDETRECSNGLALFDVSRRLWYKKMFNDEWSCSNSEWFLRAGDGGLLVYTCRKKGTLRVINPLTMQFHCLEDAVLTRKGRISFYMKKYHDDVAVYFKFDPEGNTYQTAIPSFFIFRGCNV, encoded by the exons ATGGATGAGACTAAGGAGAAAGGTGAGAGTTCTTCAATTCGTTCTACACTTAGAATCTGTTCATGCAGGGAGGATGGGTCCAACAAACAATTAAAAGTCAGGGAAGAAACATTTTTTGTGGGTCATACAGAGGACATCTGGAACATAATATTTTGCAAACTTCCTCTTCCTACTCTGTTCCAACTTCAAATAGTTTGTACTTCATGGCAAACTATTATTTCTAGCTCTGTTCACTTTCACAATCTGTGGGACAAGAGCAATATGCAAATGTGGTTGATGATGGATCTTCGTGATGAAACAAGGGAGTGTTCTAATGGGCTTGCACTCTTTGATGTCAGTAGAAGGCTTTGGTACAAGAAGATGTTTAATGATGAGTGGAGCTGCAGTAACTCAGAATGGTTTCTGAGAGCTGGAGATGGGGGCCTCTTGGTTTATACGTGTAGGAAAAAAGGAACCCTTCGAGTGATCAATCCACTGACTATGCAGTTCCATTGTCTTGAGGATGCAGTACTGACAAGAAAAGGTAGGATTTCGTTCTACATGAAAAAATATCACGATGATGTGGCTGTATACTTCAAGTTTGATCCGGAAGGAAACACTTATCAG ACAGCAATACCAAGTTTCTTTATATTTCGGGGTTGCAACGTGTAA